A part of Planococcus sp. MB-3u-03 genomic DNA contains:
- the codY gene encoding GTP-sensing pleiotropic transcriptional regulator CodY, with translation MNLLGKTRRINSMLQAAAGKPVNFKDMAETLSEVIEANVFVVSRKGKVLGYAVNQQIENDRMKNMLEERQFPIEYTQNLSNVTETSANMDVNSEHTIFPVEERELFKNGLTTIVPIIGGGERLGTLLLGRVNDQFGDDDLILGEYGATVVGMEILREKGDRIEEEARSKAVVQMAISSLSYSELEAIEHIFEELDGNEGLLVASKIADRVGITRSVIVNALRKLESAGVIESRSLGMKGTYIKVLNTKFLAELEQLKMN, from the coding sequence ATGAATTTATTGGGAAAAACAAGACGCATTAACTCTATGCTGCAAGCAGCAGCCGGCAAGCCGGTAAACTTTAAGGACATGGCTGAAACATTGAGCGAAGTCATCGAAGCAAATGTCTTCGTCGTCAGCCGCAAAGGGAAGGTTCTTGGCTATGCTGTCAACCAGCAGATCGAAAACGACCGCATGAAGAACATGTTGGAAGAACGCCAATTCCCGATCGAGTACACACAAAACCTTTCGAACGTTACTGAAACATCCGCTAACATGGATGTAAACAGTGAGCACACGATCTTCCCTGTGGAAGAGCGTGAATTGTTCAAGAACGGCTTGACGACGATCGTTCCGATCATCGGCGGCGGCGAACGCCTTGGCACATTATTGCTAGGACGCGTCAACGACCAGTTCGGCGATGACGATTTGATCCTAGGCGAATACGGCGCGACAGTTGTCGGCATGGAGATCCTCCGTGAAAAAGGCGACCGCATCGAAGAGGAAGCACGCAGCAAAGCTGTCGTTCAAATGGCGATCAGCTCGCTTTCATACAGCGAACTTGAAGCGATCGAGCATATCTTCGAAGAACTAGACGGCAATGAAGGTTTGCTTGTTGCATCTAAAATTGCTGACCGTGTCGGCATCACGCGTTCGGTCATCGTTAACGCACTCCGTAAACTTGAGAGTGCTGGCGTCATCGAATCGCGTTCACTCGGCATGAAAGGTACGTATATCAAAGTATTGAATACGAAATTCCTTGCAGAGCTTGAACAATTGAAAATGAATTAA
- the hslU gene encoding HslU--HslV peptidase ATPase subunit, whose product MKTQTDLTPRQITDHLDRFIVGQKDAKRSIAIALRNRYRRSRLDEEMQDEVIPKNILMIGPTGVGKTEIARRIAKLTGAPFIKVEATKFTEVGYVGRDVESMVRDLVEASVRIVKEEKYEAVKERAESSANDRLVKLLAPSMKKKQTAQNPLEMFFGQKQEQEEEDPEAEVEVRVKRREIAADLKAGKLEDEWVTVEVTENTASMFDAFQGSGMEQMGENMQDALSSLMPKKKKKRRMQVKDARRVLTAEESEKLVDSEEISSEAIRRAEQHGIIFIDEMDKIASKSSTSSADVSREGVQRDILPIVEGSTVSTKYGAVKTDYMLFVAAGAFHMSKPSDLIPELQGRFPIRVELTKLEVDDFVKILTEPKHSLLNQYKALLETEGVMVHFTDASIVRLAEIAYEVNQQTDNIGARRLHTILERLLEDLSFEASEISPAQIDITPQYVNEKLENVAKNKDLSQFIL is encoded by the coding sequence ATGAAAACACAAACCGATTTAACTCCCCGGCAGATTACCGATCACTTGGACCGTTTCATCGTCGGGCAGAAAGATGCCAAGCGCTCAATCGCGATTGCGCTGCGCAACCGCTATCGCCGCAGTCGACTAGACGAAGAAATGCAGGATGAAGTCATCCCGAAGAATATTTTAATGATCGGCCCGACCGGCGTCGGAAAAACGGAAATCGCGCGCCGCATTGCAAAACTGACCGGTGCGCCATTCATCAAAGTCGAAGCGACGAAGTTTACGGAAGTCGGATATGTCGGCCGCGACGTGGAGTCGATGGTGCGTGATTTAGTGGAAGCATCCGTGCGCATCGTCAAAGAAGAAAAATACGAAGCCGTGAAAGAACGCGCAGAATCCTCTGCCAACGACCGCCTCGTGAAATTGCTGGCGCCGTCGATGAAGAAAAAGCAAACTGCGCAAAATCCGCTTGAAATGTTCTTCGGCCAAAAACAAGAGCAGGAAGAGGAAGATCCGGAAGCTGAAGTGGAAGTGCGCGTCAAGCGCCGCGAAATTGCCGCTGACCTGAAAGCTGGCAAGTTGGAAGACGAGTGGGTAACCGTCGAAGTGACAGAAAACACGGCTTCCATGTTTGACGCTTTCCAAGGGTCGGGAATGGAGCAGATGGGCGAAAACATGCAGGATGCCTTGTCTTCCTTGATGCCGAAGAAAAAGAAAAAGCGCCGTATGCAAGTGAAAGACGCACGGCGCGTATTGACGGCTGAAGAATCGGAAAAACTGGTCGACAGCGAGGAAATCTCGTCTGAGGCGATCCGCCGCGCTGAACAGCATGGCATCATCTTCATCGACGAAATGGACAAAATCGCCAGCAAAAGTTCCACTTCTTCTGCGGATGTTTCAAGGGAAGGGGTCCAGCGCGACATCTTGCCGATTGTCGAAGGTTCAACTGTATCGACGAAATACGGAGCGGTGAAGACCGATTATATGCTGTTTGTTGCAGCCGGTGCATTCCATATGTCGAAGCCGTCAGATTTGATCCCGGAATTACAGGGCCGCTTCCCGATTCGCGTCGAATTGACCAAGCTGGAAGTCGATGATTTCGTGAAGATTTTGACGGAACCGAAACATTCCTTGCTCAATCAGTATAAAGCCCTTCTCGAAACAGAGGGAGTTATGGTACACTTTACTGATGCGTCAATCGTCAGACTTGCGGAAATTGCTTATGAAGTAAATCAACAGACGGATAATATCGGCGCTCGCCGACTTCATACAATATTGGAACGCTTATTGGAGGACCTATCATTTGAGGCATCTGAGATTTCACCTGCCCAAATCGATATCACTCCTCAATACGTTAACGAAAAACTTGAAAATGTGGCGAAAAACAAAGATTTGTCACAATTTATCTTGTAG
- the frr gene encoding ribosome recycling factor, translating to MPKTIMNDTKTKMSNAIQAFSRDLASIRAGRATPSLLDKITVEYYGAPTPVNQVAGISVPEARLIMIQPYDKTVLPEIEKAILKSDLGLSPSNDGNVIRLAVPALTEERRKDLVKQVKKEGEDAKVVIRNIRRDANDDLKKLEKKSEITTDDLRGYSDDVQDMTNTHIAKIDDMVKDKETEIMAV from the coding sequence ATGCCGAAAACAATCATGAACGATACGAAAACGAAAATGAGCAATGCGATTCAAGCTTTTTCACGTGATTTGGCTTCTATCCGCGCGGGGCGTGCGACGCCTTCATTGCTCGACAAGATTACAGTCGAGTACTACGGTGCCCCGACACCGGTCAACCAAGTAGCCGGCATTTCGGTCCCGGAAGCGCGTTTGATCATGATCCAGCCTTACGATAAGACCGTATTGCCGGAAATCGAAAAAGCGATCCTGAAATCGGATCTTGGACTCAGCCCTTCAAACGACGGCAACGTCATCCGTCTTGCGGTTCCAGCTCTTACAGAAGAGCGCCGCAAAGATTTGGTTAAGCAAGTGAAGAAAGAAGGGGAAGATGCAAAAGTCGTCATCCGCAATATTCGCCGCGATGCCAACGACGATTTGAAAAAGCTTGAGAAAAAGAGCGAGATTACAACCGATGACTTGCGCGGCTATTCGGATGATGTGCAAGATATGACAAACACGCATATCGCTAAGATCGACGACATGGTCAAAGACAAAGAAACTGAGATCATGGCAGTTTAA
- the tsf gene encoding translation elongation factor Ts has protein sequence MAVTAQMVKELREKTGAGMMDCKKALVQTDGDIDAALDFLREKGLSSASKKADRIAAEGITSILEEGNEAVIYEVNAETDFVAKNEGFQTLVKEIGEHLLATKPATIDEANASTMSNGLSVADHISNAIAKIGEKITLRRFEIRTKSDNDSFGPYLHMGGRIGVLVVLEGSSDSQAARDIAMHIAALNPKYISRDEVSADEVERERKVLTEQALNEGKPEKIVEKMVEGRLGKYFEDICLLDQAFVKNSDQKVREFAASVGGTVKEFIRYEVGEGIEKREDNFADEVMSQVNKK, from the coding sequence ATGGCAGTTACAGCTCAAATGGTTAAAGAATTGCGCGAAAAAACAGGCGCAGGTATGATGGATTGCAAAAAAGCTTTAGTACAAACAGATGGTGACATCGACGCGGCTCTTGATTTCCTTCGCGAAAAAGGATTGTCCAGCGCTTCTAAAAAAGCGGACCGCATCGCAGCTGAAGGGATTACTTCAATCCTTGAAGAAGGAAACGAAGCAGTCATCTACGAAGTCAACGCTGAAACGGATTTCGTAGCGAAAAACGAAGGTTTCCAGACTTTGGTCAAAGAAATCGGCGAACACTTGCTTGCAACTAAACCGGCAACAATCGACGAAGCGAACGCTTCGACAATGTCTAACGGCTTGTCAGTAGCGGACCACATCTCAAACGCCATCGCTAAAATCGGCGAAAAAATTACATTGCGCCGCTTTGAAATCCGCACAAAATCGGACAACGATTCTTTCGGCCCTTACTTGCACATGGGCGGCCGCATCGGCGTTCTAGTTGTATTGGAAGGTTCTTCCGATTCACAAGCTGCACGCGATATCGCAATGCACATCGCTGCGCTTAACCCGAAATACATTTCACGTGACGAAGTGTCTGCTGACGAAGTAGAACGCGAGCGCAAAGTATTAACTGAGCAAGCGTTGAACGAAGGCAAGCCTGAAAAAATCGTTGAAAAAATGGTTGAAGGCCGTCTTGGAAAATACTTCGAGGATATCTGCTTGCTTGACCAAGCATTCGTTAAAAACTCTGACCAGAAAGTCCGCGAATTCGCAGCATCTGTTGGCGGTACTGTAAAAGAGTTCATCCGTTACGAAGTTGGCGAAGGCATCGAAAAACGCGAAGATAACTTCGCTGACGAAGTTATGAGCCAAGTCAACAAAAAATAA
- the xerC gene encoding tyrosine recombinase XerC: MTKEQMLESFMSYIQLEKNYSAHTVHQYLQDLEGFFLFLEQEGASDLHEVEYLHARNYVTKLYEAELSRTSISRKISAIRSFFRYGNREFGLSEAAFRSLFHPKKEERLPQFFYEEELEQLFASLTGEDALSLRNRAMLELLYATGMRVSECVSIKMKDLDRHMHIVKVLGKGRKERYIPYGQFAHDALELYIDSARPRLMKSKEHDKLFVNSRGDGVTDRGIRHILNECMKKASLNSSIYPHMIRHTFATHLLNNGADMRTVQELLGHAHLSSTQVYTHVTKDHLRNTYLKAHPRA, translated from the coding sequence ATGACGAAAGAACAGATGCTCGAATCGTTCATGAGCTATATCCAATTGGAAAAGAATTATTCCGCCCACACTGTCCACCAGTACCTACAGGATCTGGAGGGTTTTTTTCTGTTCCTGGAACAAGAAGGCGCGAGTGATCTGCACGAAGTCGAATACCTTCATGCGCGAAATTATGTAACGAAACTATATGAAGCCGAATTATCCAGAACATCAATCTCGCGGAAAATCTCCGCAATCCGGTCGTTTTTCCGCTACGGCAACCGCGAATTCGGGCTCAGTGAAGCAGCGTTCCGTTCGCTGTTCCATCCGAAGAAAGAAGAACGGCTGCCGCAGTTTTTCTACGAGGAAGAGCTTGAGCAGCTGTTCGCTTCACTCACGGGTGAGGATGCGCTGTCGCTCCGGAACCGCGCCATGCTGGAATTGCTTTATGCGACCGGCATGCGCGTCAGTGAATGCGTATCGATTAAGATGAAAGATTTGGACCGCCATATGCATATTGTTAAAGTGCTCGGCAAGGGCAGGAAAGAGCGCTACATCCCATACGGCCAGTTTGCCCACGACGCGCTGGAACTTTATATCGACTCGGCCCGTCCAAGGTTGATGAAGTCGAAAGAGCATGACAAGCTATTCGTCAATAGCCGGGGAGATGGGGTGACGGATCGGGGCATCCGCCATATCCTGAACGAATGCATGAAAAAGGCATCGCTCAATTCATCGATCTACCCCCATATGATCCGCCATACATTCGCTACCCATCTATTGAACAATGGGGCGGACATGCGCACGGTCCAGGAATTATTGGGCCATGCACATCTCAGTTCCACGCAAGTCTATACGCATGTGACGAAAGACCATTTGCGCAATACGTATTTAAAAGCCCATCCAAGGGCGTAA
- the trmFO gene encoding FADH(2)-oxidizing methylenetetrahydrofolate--tRNA-(uracil(54)-C(5))-methyltransferase TrmFO produces the protein MTKIVNVIGAGLAGSEAAWQIAKRGVNVRLYEMRPVKQTPAHHTDKFAELVCSNSLRANSLTNAVGVIKEEMRKLDSVIIDAADKASVPAGGALAVDRHEFAGMVTENVRNHPLVEVINEEVTEIPEGITIIATGPLTSPALAEKVRKLTGEEYLYFYDAAAPIVEKDSIDMDKVYLKSRYDKGEAAYLNCPMTEEEFRRFHMALVEAEVVPLKEFEKEIYFEGCMPVEVMAARGDKTLTFGPMKPVGLEDPKTGKRPYAVVQLRQDDAAGTLYNIVGFQTHLKWGAQKEILRMIPGLENVEIVRYGVMHRNTFINSPNVLKPTYQLKADPNIFFAGQMTGVEGYVESAGSGLLAGINAAKLALGEEPVVLPAETALGSMARYITEADSKNFQPMNINFGLFPDLGERIKSKQERAERHANRALESIQNYMNSVTV, from the coding sequence ATGACGAAAATTGTAAATGTAATTGGTGCCGGACTTGCAGGAAGCGAAGCGGCATGGCAAATCGCCAAACGGGGCGTCAATGTCAGGCTTTATGAAATGCGCCCGGTCAAACAAACGCCGGCACACCATACGGATAAATTTGCGGAACTGGTCTGCAGCAACTCGCTGCGCGCCAATTCATTGACCAATGCGGTCGGCGTCATCAAAGAAGAAATGCGCAAACTGGATTCGGTCATCATCGATGCAGCTGATAAAGCATCGGTACCGGCCGGCGGCGCGCTTGCGGTCGACCGTCACGAGTTTGCAGGGATGGTCACGGAAAATGTCCGCAACCACCCGCTCGTCGAAGTGATCAATGAAGAAGTGACGGAGATCCCGGAAGGCATCACCATCATCGCAACTGGCCCATTGACTTCGCCCGCGCTTGCCGAGAAAGTGCGCAAGCTGACTGGCGAAGAATATCTCTATTTCTACGACGCGGCAGCACCGATCGTCGAAAAAGACAGCATCGATATGGACAAAGTCTATTTGAAATCACGCTACGATAAAGGCGAAGCCGCTTATCTGAACTGCCCAATGACAGAAGAAGAGTTCCGCCGCTTCCATATGGCTTTGGTCGAAGCGGAAGTCGTGCCGCTTAAGGAATTCGAAAAAGAAATCTATTTCGAAGGCTGCATGCCGGTCGAAGTGATGGCTGCCAGAGGCGATAAGACCTTGACCTTCGGGCCGATGAAACCTGTCGGGCTCGAAGACCCGAAAACCGGCAAGCGCCCTTACGCGGTTGTGCAATTGCGCCAGGACGATGCAGCTGGCACGCTATACAACATCGTCGGGTTCCAGACCCATTTGAAATGGGGAGCGCAAAAAGAAATCCTGCGTATGATCCCGGGGCTCGAGAATGTCGAGATCGTCCGCTACGGCGTCATGCACCGCAATACATTCATCAACTCACCGAATGTCTTGAAGCCGACCTATCAATTGAAAGCCGACCCGAATATTTTCTTCGCCGGCCAAATGACAGGCGTCGAAGGCTATGTGGAATCTGCGGGAAGCGGCTTGCTCGCGGGCATCAACGCGGCGAAATTGGCACTTGGCGAGGAGCCGGTCGTATTGCCGGCAGAAACGGCACTTGGCAGCATGGCGCGTTATATTACCGAAGCGGATTCGAAGAACTTCCAGCCGATGAACATCAATTTCGGCTTGTTCCCGGATCTCGGCGAACGCATCAAGTCCAAACAGGAGCGCGCTGAACGCCACGCCAACCGAGCGTTGGAATCAATTCAAAATTATATGAATTCAGTGACGGTTTAA
- a CDS encoding isoprenyl transferase — MFNKLLKRNIEPVVVEYGERAMAVAGAGVPSHVAIIMDGNGRWAKKRSMPRVAGHHEGMKTVRKITKLASHLGVDVLTLYAFSTENWKRPKMEVDFLMRLPEEFLSSFLPELIEENVRVEMMGYVDDLPAHTIQAIQKAKEATKHNDGLVLNFALNYGSRAEIVDAVKNLAALVQAGELDPSEISEDMITSRLMTSGLPEPDLLIRTSGEVRLSNFMLWQLAYTEFWFTDTLWPDFGEDCLLEAFEVYQKRNRRYGGLKGEEAN; from the coding sequence ATGTTCAATAAACTATTAAAGAGAAATATAGAGCCGGTAGTGGTGGAATACGGGGAGCGTGCCATGGCTGTAGCCGGCGCAGGCGTACCATCCCATGTGGCGATCATCATGGACGGCAACGGGCGCTGGGCGAAAAAGCGTTCGATGCCGAGAGTGGCAGGCCACCACGAAGGAATGAAGACAGTCCGCAAAATAACGAAACTCGCAAGCCATCTTGGCGTCGACGTTTTGACTTTATATGCGTTTTCGACGGAAAATTGGAAGCGCCCGAAAATGGAAGTCGACTTCCTGATGCGTTTGCCGGAAGAGTTTCTATCGAGTTTTTTGCCGGAGCTGATCGAAGAAAACGTCCGTGTGGAAATGATGGGCTATGTGGATGATCTGCCTGCCCACACGATCCAGGCGATCCAAAAAGCGAAAGAGGCAACCAAGCATAACGATGGATTGGTGTTGAACTTTGCATTGAATTACGGCAGCCGCGCGGAAATCGTTGACGCTGTGAAGAACTTGGCCGCTTTGGTGCAGGCCGGAGAACTGGATCCATCCGAAATTTCAGAAGACATGATCACGAGCCGCCTCATGACGAGCGGTTTGCCGGAGCCTGATTTATTGATCCGAACGAGCGGGGAGGTTCGTTTGAGCAACTTCATGCTTTGGCAATTGGCTTATACGGAATTTTGGTTTACCGACACTTTATGGCCGGATTTCGGTGAAGACTGCTTGCTTGAGGCATTTGAGGTTTATCAGAAACGAAATCGGCGTTATGGTGGCTTGAAGGGGGAAGAAGCAAATTGA
- the hslV gene encoding ATP-dependent protease subunit HslV, whose protein sequence is MQEFHATTIFAVKHKGKSAMAGDGQVTFGNAVVMKHTAKKVRRLYNNEVLTGFAGSVADAFTLFEMFEGKLTEFNGNLQRAAVELAKQWRGDKMLRQLEAMLIVMNKDELLLVSGTGEVIEPDDGILAIGSGGNYALAAGRALKKYAGDQLTAGEIAQSALETAADICVYTNHQIIMEELSE, encoded by the coding sequence ATGCAGGAATTTCATGCAACCACGATCTTTGCCGTAAAGCATAAAGGCAAATCGGCCATGGCAGGAGATGGGCAAGTGACGTTCGGCAATGCCGTCGTCATGAAACATACCGCGAAAAAAGTGCGCCGGCTCTACAATAACGAAGTGCTGACGGGATTTGCCGGTTCCGTGGCGGATGCCTTCACGCTGTTTGAAATGTTTGAAGGCAAGCTCACCGAATTCAACGGCAATCTTCAGCGTGCTGCCGTCGAACTCGCGAAGCAATGGCGCGGTGATAAAATGCTGCGGCAGCTGGAAGCGATGCTCATTGTCATGAACAAAGATGAACTATTGCTCGTCTCTGGCACCGGCGAAGTCATCGAGCCGGATGATGGGATCCTGGCAATCGGCTCAGGCGGCAATTATGCGCTTGCGGCTGGCCGGGCATTGAAGAAATATGCAGGCGACCAACTGACGGCAGGCGAAATTGCCCAATCCGCGCTTGAAACGGCTGCAGATATTTGCGTCTACACCAACCACCAAATCATCATGGAGGAGTTGTCAGAATGA
- the pyrH gene encoding UMP kinase, giving the protein MSVPKYKRIVLKLSGEAMAGGQGFGLSPEIIKSVAAQVKEIVDLGVEVAVVVGGGNIWRGKVGSEMGMDRATADYMGMLATVMNSLALQDSLEKQDVETRVLSSIEMRQVAEPYIRRRAIRHLEKKRVVIFSAGTGNPYFSTDTTAALRAAEIEADVILMAKNNVDGVYSADPKTDVEAVKYDELSYFDVIQQGLQVMDSTASTLCMDNDIPLVVFSIMEKGNIKRAVLGEKIGTVVRRSL; this is encoded by the coding sequence ATGAGTGTTCCAAAATACAAACGCATTGTACTGAAATTAAGTGGAGAAGCGATGGCAGGCGGACAAGGTTTCGGTCTTTCCCCTGAAATCATCAAATCCGTCGCAGCGCAAGTGAAAGAAATCGTTGACCTTGGCGTTGAAGTAGCGGTAGTGGTCGGCGGAGGAAATATCTGGCGCGGCAAAGTCGGTTCGGAGATGGGCATGGATCGTGCGACTGCAGACTATATGGGAATGCTTGCAACTGTCATGAACTCACTAGCTTTGCAGGATTCGCTCGAGAAACAAGACGTGGAAACGCGTGTATTGTCTTCAATTGAGATGCGCCAAGTAGCAGAACCGTATATCCGCAGAAGAGCGATCCGCCACCTCGAGAAAAAGCGTGTCGTCATTTTCTCGGCTGGAACCGGAAATCCTTACTTCTCGACTGATACGACAGCTGCGTTGCGAGCTGCAGAGATCGAGGCAGATGTCATCTTGATGGCGAAAAACAACGTGGACGGCGTTTATTCCGCTGATCCAAAAACCGATGTTGAAGCAGTCAAATACGATGAACTATCGTACTTCGACGTCATTCAGCAAGGGCTTCAAGTGATGGATTCGACAGCTTCCACATTATGTATGGACAATGATATTCCACTCGTAGTATTCTCTATAATGGAAAAAGGAAACATAAAACGAGCTGTTCTTGGTGAAAAGATCGGGACAGTAGTGAGGAGATCATTATAA
- a CDS encoding phosphatidate cytidylyltransferase yields MKQRIITGAIAAALFIPFVIIGGIPFILLVYVLATIGFQELLKMKGRSLMSVPGLISLVALYAFMLPGDWSQQVYEWTGYLKVEFVFMAVILLLIHTVVVKNSFTFDDAAFAILGTLYVGLGFYYLIETRESGLAVLIFALLVVWFTDSGAYFTGRKIGKRKLWPEISPNKTIEGFVGGIIWAVGIALIFAYFAGMEQPLLLVIIVAIVASIFGQLGDLVESALKRHFNVKDSGKMLPGHGGILDRFDSIFFVMPLLHFLHFI; encoded by the coding sequence TTGAAGCAACGCATTATTACGGGAGCTATAGCAGCTGCTCTATTTATTCCATTTGTCATTATCGGCGGAATTCCGTTTATTCTTTTGGTATACGTCCTTGCAACAATCGGTTTTCAGGAATTGCTTAAAATGAAAGGCCGGAGCCTCATGAGCGTGCCCGGCCTTATTTCTCTTGTGGCCTTATATGCATTCATGCTGCCAGGCGATTGGTCGCAGCAAGTGTATGAATGGACCGGCTATTTGAAAGTGGAGTTCGTCTTCATGGCGGTCATCTTATTGCTTATACATACGGTTGTCGTCAAAAACAGCTTTACTTTTGACGATGCCGCGTTCGCGATCCTCGGCACGCTATATGTGGGCCTAGGATTCTATTACTTAATCGAAACACGGGAATCGGGGCTCGCGGTATTGATTTTTGCCTTGCTTGTCGTCTGGTTCACCGATTCCGGCGCTTATTTCACAGGGCGCAAAATCGGAAAACGCAAACTGTGGCCAGAAATTTCGCCGAATAAGACCATTGAAGGATTTGTCGGCGGTATCATCTGGGCTGTCGGTATCGCATTGATCTTCGCCTATTTTGCCGGCATGGAACAGCCATTGCTATTGGTCATCATCGTCGCGATTGTCGCTTCGATTTTCGGCCAATTGGGCGATTTGGTGGAATCGGCCTTGAAACGCCATTTCAATGTCAAGGATTCCGGAAAGATGCTCCCTGGGCATGGGGGCATTTTAGACCGCTTTGACAGCATCTTTTTTGTCATGCCGCTATTGCATTTCCTGCATTTTATTTAA